ATCTGCCTCCGCCAGTTGGCCCACCGCGGAGAACTTCCGGGAGTCATTAAATCCAGTTGGTAAGGAATTTCCAATGCTGACCGACCCCATTGCCGATATGCTGACGCGAATCCGGAACGCCCTGGCCGTTCGCCACCACGATGTGGAGGTGCCGGCTTCCAGGCTCAAGATGGCCGTCCTGCGTGTGCTCAAGGATGAAGGCTACATTGAGGATTTCGAGGAGGGGCACTCCCAGGCGGAATCGCGCTCCGGCAAGTCACCCAAGCGCATCCTTAAAGTGCACCTCAAATACGAGGGCGACACGTCGGTCATCCGGAATCTTCGCAAGGTAAGCAGGTCGGGGCGCCGCGTCTATTGCAGCGCCCGGAACCTGGCCCAGATCCAGAGCGGGTTGGGGATTTCCATCGTTTCCACGTCACGCGGCGTCATGACCGACCGCGACTGCCGCCGCCGCTCCCTCGGGGGAGAAATTCTCTGCGAGGTGTGGTAGAAATGTCACGGGTTGGAAAAAAGCCCATTTCACTTCCCCAGGGCGTTACGGTCAGCGTGGCGGGCGATGTGTGCACCGTGAAGGGCAAGCGGGGAGAGCTTGTCGTCGCGGTATCCCCTGGGATTGAGGTTGTGGTCAAGGACGGCACGGTGACGGTTTCTCGGAAGGGGAATTCGGCGCGTCATCGGGCGCTCCATGGCCTCACGCAGCGCCTTTTGGTCAACGCCGCCGAGGGCGTTTCCAAGGGCTTTGTGCGCCGCCTCGAAATGAGCGGTGTCGGCTATCGCATTGCGCTCAAGGGCAGGAAACTGGAAATGGAACTCGGCTTTTCTCATCCGGTGATCTATGAGCCTCCCGCGGGGGTTACGCTTTCCATTGAGGAGAAAAACATCATTGTGGTGGCGGGTGCCGATAAGCAGCAAGTGGGACACGTGGCGGCTGAGCTCCGGCGCGTCAAGCCGCCCGATCCTTATAAGGTCAAGGGCATCAAGTACGCGGGAGAGGTTATTCATCGCAAGGTGGGGAAAGTGGGGGCCTAGCGCGATGATAAAAATTATCTCAAGAAACGAGCTGCGAAAAAAGCGTCATTTCCACACGCGAAAGCGGATGGTGGGAACATCCCAGAAGCCTAGGCTGTGCGTTTACAAAAGCCACAAGTACATTTATGCCCAAGCCGTGGATGATTTAAACGGCCGCACGATGGCCGCGGCCTCCAGCCTTGAAAAGGAGGCACGCGGCGTTTTCCTGGGACACGCCAACAAGGCCGCCGCGAAATGGGTCGGAGAGCGCCTGAGCGGGCGCCTTGCGGCCGGGGGGGTCGCCTCGGTCGTGTTTGACCGAAGCGGCTATGCCTACCATGGCGTGGTTAAGGAATTGGCGGATGCCGTGCGCGGCCAGGGCATAAAACTTTAAAAAGGACACCCGATGGCTGAGACGAAAGATCAGGAAATTTACGAACAGGTGGTTCGGATCAACCGCGTCACCAAGGTGGTGAAAGGCGGCAAGAACTTCAGTTTCAGCGCTATGGTTGTGGTCGGGGAACGCAACGGCAAGGCGGGCTACGCCATGGGCAAGGCGCGGGAGGTGCCGCTGGCCATTCAAAAGGCCATGGCCAAGGCGCGGCGCCACATGAAGCGATACTCGCTTGTCGGCTCGACAATCCCGCACGAGGCGTACGGGCGCAACGGGGGAGGGCGGGTGTTCATACGGCCCGCCTCGCCGGGCACGGGGGTCATCGCGGGCGGCGCCGTGCGCGCCGTCATGGAAGCCGTCGGCGTGCGCGACGTGTTGACGAAATCTCTTGGCTCCGACAATGCAATTAATATCGTTAAAGCAGCGTTTCAGGCGCTTGGGACGCTCCGGTCGCCACGGGAGGTGGCAAAGTTGCGGAACAAGCAATTCGAAGAACTGGATCTGGCGGAAAATGTCCGAAACCAACTCCTCTCCGACTCAGAGCAAGAAACCATCCCAAGCGAAGAGCTCTAAGAAACTTCGCATTCGACAGGTGCGCAGCCCCATAGGCTTCACCCGCGGGCAGCGCGAGGTCCTGCGCGGCCTGGGGCTTCGCCGCATCCGTGACGAGGTTGTGCGCGAGGACACCCCGGCGGTACGGGGGATGGCGGCGAAAATTTCCCACCTCGTGAAGATTATTGAGGAAGGATGAGTTCGAAGTTGCATGATTTGAAGCCCCCGAAGGGGGCCCGCCGCAAGGCCAAGCGCGTGGGCCGCGGCCCCGGCTCCGGCCATGGCGTGACCGCCGGCAAGGGCACCAAGGGGCAGCAGTCCCGGTCGGGCTACCGGCGCCAAATGGGGCGGGAGGGAGGACAAATGCCGCTCGTCCGCCGTGTGCCCAAGCGCGGCTTTACGAACATCTTTCGCAAGCGCTGGGCCGTGGTCAACGTGCGCGATTTGGCCGTATTTTCGAAGGACGCAGAGGTGACGCCCGAGGCGTTGCGCGAGCGCCGCCTTGTGCCTAACCTGTGCCTGTACGAGGGTGTCAAGATTCTCGGCGTCGGGAAGATCGCAACGGCGCTCGTCGTTCGGGCGCATGCCTTCAGTGCGGGTGCCCGCGCCAAGATCGAGAAAGCTGGCGGGCGCGTGGAGGTTATTCCCCGTGCTTGAGCAATTTCGCATTCTCGAAACTTTTCGCAACATCTTCAGCATTCCCGACCTCCGCAAGCGGGTGCTCTTCACCTTCGCACTGCTCGCGGTGTTTCGCATCGGGTCGCACATCCCCATTCCGGGCGTGGACGCCCGGGCGCTCTCGGAATTTTTCGGGCAGGCCGGAGGCGGCTCGCTCCTCGGGTTCGTGAATTTGT
The DNA window shown above is from Acidobacteriota bacterium and carries:
- the rpsH gene encoding 30S ribosomal protein S8 yields the protein MLTDPIADMLTRIRNALAVRHHDVEVPASRLKMAVLRVLKDEGYIEDFEEGHSQAESRSGKSPKRILKVHLKYEGDTSVIRNLRKVSRSGRRVYCSARNLAQIQSGLGISIVSTSRGVMTDRDCRRRSLGGEILCEVW
- the rplF gene encoding 50S ribosomal protein L6, which produces MSRVGKKPISLPQGVTVSVAGDVCTVKGKRGELVVAVSPGIEVVVKDGTVTVSRKGNSARHRALHGLTQRLLVNAAEGVSKGFVRRLEMSGVGYRIALKGRKLEMELGFSHPVIYEPPAGVTLSIEEKNIIVVAGADKQQVGHVAAELRRVKPPDPYKVKGIKYAGEVIHRKVGKVGA
- a CDS encoding 50S ribosomal protein L18, producing the protein MIKIISRNELRKKRHFHTRKRMVGTSQKPRLCVYKSHKYIYAQAVDDLNGRTMAAASSLEKEARGVFLGHANKAAAKWVGERLSGRLAAGGVASVVFDRSGYAYHGVVKELADAVRGQGIKL
- the rpsE gene encoding 30S ribosomal protein S5; the protein is MAETKDQEIYEQVVRINRVTKVVKGGKNFSFSAMVVVGERNGKAGYAMGKAREVPLAIQKAMAKARRHMKRYSLVGSTIPHEAYGRNGGGRVFIRPASPGTGVIAGGAVRAVMEAVGVRDVLTKSLGSDNAINIVKAAFQALGTLRSPREVAKLRNKQFEELDLAENVRNQLLSDSEQETIPSEEL
- the rpmD gene encoding 50S ribosomal protein L30: MSETNSSPTQSKKPSQAKSSKKLRIRQVRSPIGFTRGQREVLRGLGLRRIRDEVVREDTPAVRGMAAKISHLVKIIEEG
- the rplO gene encoding 50S ribosomal protein L15 — encoded protein: MSSKLHDLKPPKGARRKAKRVGRGPGSGHGVTAGKGTKGQQSRSGYRRQMGREGGQMPLVRRVPKRGFTNIFRKRWAVVNVRDLAVFSKDAEVTPEALRERRLVPNLCLYEGVKILGVGKIATALVVRAHAFSAGARAKIEKAGGRVEVIPRA